Proteins encoded by one window of Ascochyta rabiei chromosome 1, complete sequence:
- a CDS encoding Glycoside hydrolase 2 (Mannanase, beta-galactosidase): protein MADQANRPHRKVKEKKAHSGGPNPKAFAYAAPGRLAKQGARSQDVREKRLHVPLVDRLPEEAPPIIVAVVGPSGVGKTTLIKSLIRRYTKQTLSSPSGPLTVVTSKRRRLTFIECPSDSLASMIDIAKVVDICLLMIDGNYGFEMETMEFLNVLSSSGMPGNVFGILTHLDLFRKQETLKLQKKRLKHRFWSELYQGAKLFYLSGVVNGRYPDREVMNLSRFLSVMKNPRPLVWRNTHPYCLADRFLDITPPTDIEQDSKCDRTIALYGYLRGTNFPAGGSRVHVPGVGDLTVTSTEALPDPCPTPYFEKQAEKLTGKKKRTRLGEKQKILYAPMSDVGGVLVDKDAVYIDVKTNTFNPDEEPNQERGLGEQMMIGLQGGRKLLGEDDRGFRLFSGGELVNNKNIDDEDEAGNTGRRSQRKARAADADDIDDADLDGIDSDDDELQQDHSGDEDDEDDTGFLDTSGSLTRKPKLARKEEKDDAAEEVAFADSDSDLGSVSGEEPDLSDLENSDFDSEEVDDDDDDGALNWKANLRENAAKMHGRKRPYRIAELGKLMYNLDIAPEDVIKKWKGDDEEEDIEADEDDDGGFFKKSKAQDTSNEDRYIARFNYEELAKKWEDEENLEALKSRFASGHMSGKGGDGDGEDNDFEGFDGEGDDDEGDGEFEDLETGEKFGGDEPNTEAEAEVDDIEAEREKNAKRKEELKLRFEEEDREGFMNDKADARKEGGKEEEFGEDDWYDAQKALLKKQLDINRAEFDQLDEASRQRVEGHKAGTYARIVLEKVPCEFSTNFNPRFPVLIGGLTPTEERFGFVQIRIKRHRWHKKILKTNDPLIFSLGWRRFQTTPIYSISDSRTRNRMLKYTPEHMHCFGTFYGPLVAPNTGFCCIQSLSNKSPGFRISATGVVLNVDESTEIVKKLKLTGHPYKIFKNTAFIKDMFKSSLEIAKFEGASIRTVSGVRGQIKRALSKPEGNFRATFEDKILMSDIVFLRAWYPIKPRRFYNAVTNLLVPPTAEDKEAGESTSWTGMRLTGAVRAELNLPTPSIKNSAYRPIEREERKFNPLRVPRKLAAELPFKSQIAQMKPQKKETYLQKRAVVLGGEEKKARRLMNQVMAIRNEKVEKRRAKQEERKQPYKKKIEENKEMKEAREKREKQEYWQREGKKRHHQGDGESGRGGAGGGKRRK from the exons ATGGCGGACCAGGCGAACAGACCGCACAGGAAggtgaaggagaagaaggcgcATTCTGGAGGGCCGAATCCCAAGGCCTTTGCGTATGCAGCGCCCGGAAGACTGGCGAAGCAGGGTGCGCGCTCGCAGGAT GTCAGAGAAAAGCGCCTCCACGTCCCGCTCGTCGACCGCCTGCCCGAGGAAGCGCCCCCAATCATCGTCGCCGTGGTCGGTCCCTCGGGTGTCGGCAAGACGACACTCATCAAGAGCTTGATCAGACGCTACACCAAGCAGACGCTTTCTTCGCCGTCCGGGCCGCTGACCGTCGTCACCTCGAAACGCCGCCGCCTCACGTTCATTGAATGTCCGTCCGACTCGCTCGCCAGCATGATTGATATTGCCAAGGTCGTCGACATCTGCCTGCTCATGATTGACGGCAACTACGGATTCGAAATGGAGACCATGGAATTCCTGAACGTGCTCTCGTCCTCCGGTATGCCGGGTAACGTCTTCGGTATCCTCACACATCTGGATCTTTTCAGGAAGCAAGAGACGCTGAAACTGCAGAAGAAGCGCCTCAAGCACAGGTTCTGGAGCGAGCTGTACCAGGGCGCCAAGCTGTTCTACCTCTCCGGTGTAGTCAACGGCCGGTACCCCGACAGGGAGGTCATGAACTTGAGCAGGTTCTTGAGTGTCATGAAGAACCCGCGACCGCTGGTGTGGAGGAACACGCATCCCTACTGTTTGGCGGATAGATTCCTCGATATTACGCCACCGACCGATATTGAGCAGGATTCCAAGTGCGATCGCACCATCGCGCTGTATGGCTATCTGCGAGGCACCAATTTCCCAGCGGGCGGGTCGAGGGTACACGTTCCAGGTGTGGGCGATCTGACTGTCACATCGACCGAGGCGCTGCCCGATCCATGTCCGACACCGTACTTTGAGAAGCAGGCTGAGAAGCTCACGggcaagaagaagcgcaCACGCTTGGGCGAGAAGCAGAAGATTCTGTATGCGCCCATGTCGGATGTTGGTGGTGTTTTGGTCGACAAAGATGCTGTGTACATTGATGTAAAGACAAACACCTTCAACCCAGACGAAGAACCTAATCAGGAGCGCGGACTCGGAGAGCAGATGATGATCGGATTGCAGGGTGGCAGGAAGCTGCTCGGCGAAGACGACCGAGGATTCCGGCTTTTCAGCGGCGGTGAGCTTGTCAACAACAAAAACATCgatgacgaggacgaggccgGCAACACAGGGCGCAGGTCGCAGAGAAAAGCACGAGCTGCTGACGCCGATGACATCGATGACGCGGACCTAGACGGCATTGACAGCGACGATGACGAGCTTCAGCAGGATCACAGCGgtgacgaggacgacgaggacgacacAGGGTTCTTAGATACAAGCGGCTCATTGACAAGAAAACCAAAGCTGGCGCgaaaggaagagaaggacgATGCGGCAGAAGAGGTGGCTTTCGCTGACAGTGACTCCGACCTTGGCTCTGTATCTGGAGAAGAGCCGGATCTCAGTGATCTGGAGAACAGCGACTTCGATTCCGAAGAGgtggacgacgacgacgacgatggtGCCTTGAACTGGAAAGCTAATCTTCGTGAGAACGCTGCAAAGATGCACGGACGAAAGCGTCCATACCGGATCGCAGAGCTTGGAAAGCTGATGTATAACCTCGATATTGCGCCAGAAGATGTGATTAAGAAGTGGAAGGGCGatgacgaagaagaggatATTGAAgcggacgaggacgacgacggtGGTTTCTTCAAGAAGTCCAAGGCGCAAGATACAAGCAACGAAGACCGATACATTGCGCGCTTCAACTACGAAGAGCTGGCGAAAAAGTGGGAAGATGAGGAAAACCTTGAAGCACTAAAGAGTCGATTCGCTTCAGGTCACATGTCCGGCAAGggcggcgatggcgatggcgaggaCAATGACTTCGAGGGCTTTGATGGTGAGGGCGATGACGACGAAGGTGATGGCGAGTTTGAGGACCTCGAAACTGGGGAGAAGTTCGGTGGCGACGAGCCCAACACCGAGGCTGAGGCTGAAGTTGATGATATTGAAGCGGAGCGAGAGAAGAACGCAAAACGGAAAGAAGAGCTCAAGCTGCGATTCGAAGAGGAGGATCGAGAAGGCTTCATGAACGACAAAGCCGATGCACGTAAAGAAGGTgggaaagaagaagagtttGGCGAGGACGACTGGTATGATGCGCAGAAGGCCCTCCTCAAGAAGCAGCTCGACATCAACCGCGCCGAGTTTGACCAGCTGGACGAAGCTTCCCGTCAACGCGTCGAGGGGCACAAGGCTGGCACATACGCACGTATTGTACTCGAGAAGGTCCCTTGCGAGTTTTCTACAAACTTCAATCCCCGATTCCCAGTCCTCATTGGCGGTCTGACGCCGACTGAGGAACGGTTTGGCTTCGTACAGATCCGTATCAAGCGCCACCGCTGGCACAAGAAGATCCTGAAGACCAACGATCCCCTCATTTTCTCCCTCGGATGGAGACGATTCCAGACCACTCCTATCTACTCCATCTCCGACTCGCGGACGCGAAACCGCATGCTCAAGTACACCCCAGAGCACATGCATTGCTTCGGTACCTTCTACGGCCCGCTCGTTGCGCCCAACACAGGTTTCTGCTGCATCCAGTCGCTTTCGAACAAGTCTCCTGGCTTCCGGATATCAGCTACCGGTGTTGTCCTCAATGTCGACGAATCGACCGAGATCGTCAAGAAGCTCAAACTCACAGGACACCCATACAAGATCTTCAAGAACACAGCTTTCATCAAGGACATGTTCAAGTCCTCGCTCGAAATCGCAAAGTTCGAAGGCGCTTCAATCCGCACCGTCTCCGGTGTCCGCGGTCAAATCAAACGCGCGCTGTCCAAGCCAGAGGGTAACTTCCGAGCGACCTTCGAGGACAAGATTCTGATGTCTGACATTGTCTTCCTGCGAGCTTGGTACCCCATCAAGCCCCGCCGCTTCTACAACGCCGTTACCAACCTGCTCGTCCCACCCACAGCCGAAGACAAGGAAGCAGGCGAGAGCACGAGCTGGACGGGCATGCGCCTGACCGGTGCCGTCCGCGCCGAACTCAACCTCCCGACCCCATCCATCAAAAACTCGGCCTACCGCCCCATCGAGCGCGAAGAGCGAAAATTCAACCCGCTCCGCGTCCCGCGCAAACTCGCCGCCGAGCTCCCCTTCAAGAGCCAAATCGCGCAGATGAAGCCGCAGAAGAAGGAGACTTACCTCCAGAAGCGCGCCGTCGTGCTGGGCggcgaggagaagaaggccaGACGCCTGATGAACCAGGTCATGGCGATCCGCAACGAGAAGGTCGAGAAGCGCCGCGCTAAGCAAGAGGAGCGCAAGCAACCGTACAAGAAGAAGATTGAGGAGAACAAGGAGATGAAGGAGGCGAGGGAGAAGCGCGAAAAGCAGGAGTACTGGCAGCGCGAGGGCAAGAAGAGACACCACCAGGGCGATGGCGAGAGTGGGCGGGGCGGTGCCGGTGGTGGGAAGAGGCGGAAGTAA